A segment of the Corylus avellana chromosome ca2, CavTom2PMs-1.0 genome:
CTTCAGGACCCACCATTACTATTTGTATATTGCCCAATCCATTGAGTAAGTGACCGACCTCTGCAAATGCTGGCATCCAGTCCAACTCCCCCTCAGGCCCTAGATAGTGAAGAATCACCTCCTTCCCCTTGAGTAGAAGGTTCTTTGAACTGATATTGAGAGCTGTTAAAATGTGATAAACTGTCAATGGGTGGGAGAGAATATCAGCAACAGGGCTTGATAATGGCAGCGACCTAAGATTATAGTACTCTAACCAACCAGAAAGAAGGATTGGGTTTGAGATGCCATCTCTTAAATGATTGTGAAAAGGTGAATCAAGAGGGTACTCTTCATCATCAAGCCCACCCCATGAATCCCACAGACCCCCTTTAACAGGAAGGAGACCAAAAGGACAGTGAGAATAGCAACTACACCTTCTCCTCCACATGCCCTTCTGATGGATACCTAATGATTCAAGCCATTTACAAGGCTGCTCAGCAGAACAGGGGAACATGAATATTTTGATTGCCagctcttcttccttttccatCATAACCTTGTAAAGACCACACATGCTTTTATGTGTTTCCTTCCAATGCTGCTTCTGGCATATGGAACTGCAGTAAACCACTGCTCGACACTGCCCACAACAGAGAGACTGTTCTCCAACAACTTCTATATCGCACATTGCACACTGCCTCAGGCCTGCATTTGAGTATAATTTCACATCAATAAAAGCGTCATCCTTAGGAGGTTCTGAATATTTGGTAGGGGTAGAGCTAGCTGTAGTAGTAGCCTTCTCTTCATATGCCTGACCAGGTGGATGTGAGACTGTAACTGCAACAAGGTCGTAACCCTTGGCCATTTCTGGAGGCCACTGGACATCAACTGTCTCAATAAATGGTTCAAAATACATCAACATAGACCACTTTGGACCACCTTCTCTATCTTCCTGAAGTAATGGGTGCACCAGAGAGATCGCTTTCATGAATGCATATACAAATCTAAGTTCTTCAAGAGTCGGGTTCCTAAACCGAAGATCGCCTGAAGATGTGCAACGGGCAACATCAAAAACTGGAAAACGATCAGTCCCCGATGCTTCCAGTGACAAAGACTTGATCATTTTCCTATTTGAGGGAAACATCAATGACTCACGTTCATATGTGACTCTTAGCAGCTCAACATTTGGAACCCGGATAGTCTCTCTCGAGCCTGTCATCTTCTTAGCGTCATTTTCAGATCGAAACATGTTGAACCCAATATCACCACCATCCCCTCCAATGAATTGAGCACATGAGAAAGGCTGTTTCTTGCCAGACCAATCTGAATCTTTCCCAACCCGGATACCAAAAGGATGTCCCGGTCGCAACCTTCTCCAGGGATCAGTTCTATATAGAGCTGCTGAAGATTTAAATATCGACTTAATAAAATTAGGAGCAATACCCTCTACGTTCATAAGACATGTTCCGGATCCAGGACCAAGCCCAGGACCAGATCCGAATTGCTCCTGGAATCTATCAAACAGGTTCTTCAAATGCAGATCCATACTGCCCCTATTATTGGATCTAACTAAAATTTTGAAACCCCTAAATCCTCATACACCTgtaaaacaataacaaatcaTCACCCCTTgcaattacaaatttacaaatgaCAAAAGATCATACTCTTAGTTTTACAGTGAATATGGTCTCAAAAGGGTTAAACAACTGCATAAATATTGTTCACTTACCCCAATGTTATCCAAAACAAGAACCCTGAAACTCAGGTAGCCAGTAGTGAAAGATGCCCCAAGAATAGGAAAAAGGGTAACTTTTACCATGTGAATGTTACAAAATTCAACCCCAAAGAGAAGCACACAAATTACAGTCACGGGAATTGCAGAATTTAATTCATGGACCCTTAAACTGCTATGGAAACTGAGAAGAGTACGGAGATCATGTAAAATTTCTGAACTTGAAAATATGGAAAAGATTAGTGCTTCATACCAGGTTTCTTGTTTAAACGACAAACTCTCTATCCAAGCTCCGAGCACAGGGGCGTGGATGCACAAAACAAGCGCTCTGGAGAGAGTGACTGAGTTCAAGAGCAAGCCAGATTCGGAGCCACTTCTACTACGAACTGAGAAAAGGACTACCA
Coding sequences within it:
- the LOC132171338 gene encoding uncharacterized protein LOC132171338, whose translation is MDLHLKNLFDRFQEQFGSGPGLGPGSGTCLMNVEGIAPNFIKSIFKSSAALYRTDPWRRLRPGHPFGIRVGKDSDWSGKKQPFSCAQFIGGDGGDIGFNMFRSENDAKKMTGSRETIRVPNVELLRVTYERESLMFPSNRKMIKSLSLEASGTDRFPVFDVARCTSSGDLRFRNPTLEELRFVYAFMKAISLVHPLLQEDREGGPKWSMLMYFEPFIETVDVQWPPEMAKGYDLVAVTVSHPPGQAYEEKATTTASSTPTKYSEPPKDDAFIDVKLYSNAGLRQCAMCDIEVVGEQSLCCGQCRAVVYCSSICQKQHWKETHKSMCGLYKVMMEKEEELAIKIFMFPCSAEQPCKWLESLGIHQKGMWRRRCSCYSHCPFGLLPVKGGLWDSWGGLDDEEYPLDSPFHNHLRDGISNPILLSGWLEYYNLRSLPLSSPVADILSHPLTVYHILTALNISSKNLLLKGKEVILHYLGPEGELDWMPAFAEVGHLLNGLGNIQIVMVGPEVPTNLSGTTSGISSRVRVNLVRGVYQDEATYLPSPHVIVALNCGLDSHVSWVGALDLIKSMGTPAFFTDQSEILCANAKKVLRSAGLHITLPVTPNPFRSPVKNHGASCNLPSYSNGFILGVNT